ATGACAAGCAATACAAGAATACTCTTGTTCTTCAAGCatatgatataatattaaaagttttgaatgAATCCCAAGACCATTATGCAGTACATAAATGGTATGCTTTACTTTTGGATGCCAAGAGTGCACTAGAAGGGGTCAAAGAGCGAATAAAGCAGCTGGAAAATGTAAAGAAGCATAtggatgtatgtatttttagttcTTGTTTTACCTAAGATAAACAGATTTTGATAAACTTATGTAACATaaaatagggtattacatgcatttttgaaatatatcttaaataaattctttagtcttgatatatctctaaaaaattaaaaatattttttttctcacgttatgtacgaatataaattaattgttttatcataatttcaaatttcgcgcgtattatgcgaaaacgcggcacacaacggacgccatgattgttttttggtcatgacgtcattacgctactacagctgtcagtaatacatattttgatagggtcatttcgcctgttggcgaccatttagtgcagttggcaagtttgacggcgataataaaaatgctccagcactcatttccatgtcaaatttgtgtaatgtattccttatatactctattttaagattaactttcagttgtataagaaatatcttacgttttctatttaaatcgataaacctcagaattaggcgttttacccagtttgcgtccacaaaatccaattcgcgtccacccatggtccagttcgcgtccagcggctttgaaaaggaatataggggtgaaattgttaagaattaataaagaaagattgtatttgaacaatttctttatttaacaatacacttaattattaaaaatcaacattatcatcatttaaaattaaataaaaataattcttctcaacattggtttaagtaacttaaaattaggcaattaattttgaaacttgaagaataaacagtaatcaattctgttaattttactctaaatcacagggaatgcttaagatccgccttgattatactaagtttttggccatattatttttttttttagcctatgctgtcccactgctgggcaaaggcctcccccatagccttccatttttctctgtccatcgctatttgtggccagtccgagaggaagctgtccaagtcttctctccagcgttttcttagtctccctctcggccaccttccatcctcagggatccagtgtgtggtgatgttggcccacttgtccgggtgcattcgacttcaactttgcagacttattgcctaAATCCACTATGCCcggatcttggaccggataatggtgttgcgtaggtatccggtcactaagccgtatgctgagcaggctacgctccatgctcctttggcatacttttagcctggacttttgagattctgtcaaagaccaagtctgagcgccgtaggttaggatgggcagaatacacatgactagtttccgcttcagacataaagggagttctcccttcatggaccagtagctcttccaggcgttttcgatccgtagatcgatttcctttcatattaaattaacaaaacaatttaataattttgtgtaaacatacaactaaaagaattgttgagtcaataaattatcagacaaggtagcatattctttgcatattttttatcgatttattcttctctcgaataagatttaacgctttatttaaatcttcttctgtgtatgttgtcttttccttcttttttcctgtatcggaagaacttatcttaaatgaaattacttatatcagttgataatttaattataaccacgtatatatcttaataaaaaaatgtactgtttaatatattaatattaaacagtatgttttaattattttttataagcaagtatttaacgaaaacagtggacgcaatttggtttattattatagaggatagttttagttcgcgtccattgtggacgcacagtggaagtttcgtaaaattcgatgtagtaattcgcgtccaccttattttactcgttaaatataaaaacattaccaaattcataataaacattatacttttattcatcattaaactgtagaaatagctatctatcctaaaattcacataaaacaatataaaacttaccatcaaacacgccgctgcacactaatttttatctaaaattctgcgtgttttcgctttcttgttgaagagcctagactaattattttttctaaaaggattggttggacgcatagaacgtttgtctatctgtgcgtgcctcttatacattaacgtattagcggtaatgacttttcgtttgattagtgtgttaattgacttgttttcgaggatttttaaaaggagatcggcaaaatggacgcgaactgggctatggacgcgaacaggcgaaatgaccctatgtattgaaaattttaactgacactaccgtaatgacgtcattagcatggcggcgacatttcgtagtgttcaaagacagataaaaaaacctaaaaactttaaactgcaataaaaaatatatttatgtaccttacgaagtgaaactaacatttcccgattgcttttcctctaaacaatcattgtaattcacttttaatttttttctcatctagactaaaataccctattctATTTCTAGATGGCTGTCACACTAAACCCCAATGATGCTACAATTTTACACATGTTAGGTGAGTGGTGTTATCAGATTTCCGAAATGCCATGGCATCACAGAAAAATTGCAGAAGTGTTATTTGCTTCACCACCATATTCCTCATATGAAGATGCTctcgaatattttttaaaagcagaAACAGTGCAGCCTAGATTCTACAGTGTAAACTTATTGAGACTTGGGAACTGCTATCTCAAGTTGCAAAAAGAGGATcaagcaaaatattatttacagttaGCTGCAAGCTATCCAGCCAAATCAAATGATGATCATCGTGCAAACACTGAAGCTGCtgagttgttaaaaaaaattaaatagccATGGTATCAAGAGTATCAACCATCACcaccattattatatttttatcttgatgGTGTCAACTCCATAATGCACAACTTTCCATGACATTTGGCATAACTGGAACAGGAAATGGTTGTCATGTACATGTTGTAATGatctaatattttttgataattataataaacatgtatatatttaatttagtagTTTTAAGAGATAagttattgcaaaattatttttgaagtacctatacaataacaggttttatttatttttatacaaatttcaGAGAATATGggcataatttttaaattttgtgaaTTAATAGACATTGTGCCTATCATCTTGTTTCATTTATAGCAATCAGTTAATCCAATACAACTCTTGTTCACTGTTAAGGGTTATACCTGAGCCCCaggggaactactgcccgtaccaggataaaatataggctagGGAAAAgtttagcttcccaacagtaatagaatttttcaaatcgttcagtagtttcggagtctttaggatacaaacaaacaaagtgttTCCTCCTTATTAAATATTAGTGCAGAAGGCAAGCCGtttgtggtttcacccgcgtcccgttggAACTTCTTTCCCTTACAAATAGATAGAATAggtaaaaattttcaaatcagttcagaagTTTAGGTTCATTTAGggtacctacaaacaaaaaaaaattgtacactACATGCAGCTAAACTTTAGTGCAGATACAGTATggatttataatacctactatataGCAGTTTAACGCGTGTTCCGCTGTTACCACTTCCAAAGAAAAAGACGTTTTGTTGTCATAAAGGCGCGTTTAAACGggcaattttttttgcaatttgtaGCATATTTGCCTGACTATTAGGAAAAAAAATTACGCGCACTGATGTGCGAATAATCAATCTACCGCTGAGCCATGAGTTGTAATCTGCATTTATACATCTTTGTATAAATTGTGGCATGGTTCAATAAAGTCGCAGAACTCTGCACAAATTGATTTCAAAATCTCTCGGGACATTCTGATAAGAATCTGACCAACTCCGGTTCTccttttattcaatttttattttcaaattgttgatgatatcgatatatatgtactagtTGATGAATGACGAGTACGTCTACTTAAATGACCCCAAAATTATGTGACGTTGATATGACCCTCCGTTCCTTGCGAGTAACGAACCATGATCGTCATCACTTAACAATGTAATGTAGGTACTCTGTGATCGTCATAGTCTAGGCATCAGCTaggaaaataattgaaataattcaaaataatgggaatttctttttaataagttCCCAAAtatatagatggcgttgtaccgaCTACGTGAGTGTACCTTtgccaagtaaaaaaaaaacattgcaccgaACCCTTTGAGCAGAGACCCAAAAACTTCAGATTTCTgaagaaatgtttttaaaatcttttgggATATTCAGATAATAATCCAACTAACtccttttatttcttttgtatttcctattttttaagtTGTTGATGACAAAAACGTTTCGTTATGTTTTGAATACAGATGGCAGCTGAGGAGAATATGGCATTTGGCAGTCAGTGTCATTTCAATTTGAAAGAAACAATGATTTGAAAGAAGTTCGTTATGTGTTATTTTCAgtgtgtaaaatattatttgattattactgcaattatttcatttactaTTGTTTACTTTGTTAGAAAACGCATACTATCTGCTACAATGTCATTGTGTAACGGGGATGAATTGAGTGACGACGATGTATTCTTTGGAAAGCTGACTCTCAAGGAActcaaaaaacatattttatgggATAAGCAACAGCAAACGTAAGATTTTATACACATTCTTATAAAATTAACTCATAGTCCCAAACTAATATATTCTAATACTTTTCTAATTTCTATTCTGTCGTGTGAAGTAATTGCAAACAATAGTTACTTGAGTAGTTTTAAACTGTTTCATTATATATTTAAAGCCGCCGCTAAGATAACCTTCTGACCAATATTTATGTTTGCATCCCCAGAATACATGCTGCCAGTGCAACAAACAGCCCAATAAATTCAGATGACCACAATGCAAGTTTGAAAATCTTACAAGCACACTCCCAACCCAACCTATTACCTAATAGAGAAATTTCTAATCTTGATATTTCTGAACTCAATAATTCTAGTTTTGACAAAAAAGCTGCTGATGACAGTTTTATTAGAATGGAGAATATGGTCGCAAAGTTATGTATGTCGCCAAAAAAGAATGAAAAGACTGAAGAATTGAACAATACGTTAGAAGTCAtcgaatatattttaaataacccACCTGCAAAAGTAGACAGGCCACTAGTGAAGACTGaaaaagatataataaaaagtgaaattacaTCAGATTTATCTCCACAAAAATTTGATAAAAAGTGCTTAAAACCAGATACAAATATATCTCCGAAACCTCCTCAGAACACTCCAATCAAAGCTGCTAATCAAACGCCTAAGAACAAAGAAGACCACTCAACTCCAAGGGAAACTAAAcataaacctatttttaaaacacCCTCTCAACCCCTTTCATTGAAAAAACCATCTGCAACTTCCTTGAAGAAAACCCCTGGTCGCTCTAATGCATATCAACATATAAGCAGCCCAGTAGCATCTTACATTAAAAACTGTCCAATAGCACCTTTAGTGAAAGATGTTCATCCTAAAAAGCCTTTGCCTGGGACATCCTCAATCCCAAAATTTGTGAAACATGCACCACCAGCTAAACCAAGTAATAAAGAAAATGTCAATTTGCCCTCAGTTGCATACAAAAGTGCTAAAAAGACAAGAGTGGTAAGTACAAAATACTCTTTCAAAGAGTTACTATCATAATGATTCATTGTTTTTCCTGTTTAAACCttcaacatacattttatttatattttaattgcagATTGATATGCCTGATGAACAGAAATTGCCACAATGTCAATGGGCTAAGAAGATAATGTCAACTTTACCAAGACCCACTGTTATGAAGCATGATCACAGGGAGTTGAATTtagctaagaaaaaaataatgcctCAACAAGAAGACAGTTTTGCTGATCTTTCTTACCATCAAGCTGAAGTATCTGTTTGTACACAAAAATCAGCATTCAAGGCAAACAAGAACTTTTGATTTATGACAAGCATAACATAGACTTATCAACTTAATGTtatggtaatattattttgtattttttgtcttttcaaaatataatgcagtgtcaatttttaattatttttttcatatcctGAACGAAATCCATACTTAGCTGTTAGTTAGACTGGTAATAATGAATAATTGACTTAGTAGCAGTAGTAATTGACTTGGTATAGCTAGGTAGGCACAAACATGATTTAGTAGAAAACGtcttatttttaactaaaaattaaCCATAGTTTCCCgacatattattatagtttGATTTTAGTCACCAaatgctgaaaataaaaaatgcctCTTGAGTATTTATACATaacaataacacaaaacaatgcagtttaataacacttttattcataatatagttccttaaaaagtacataatgaTTAATAGgctgtaataaatatattaatcgGAACATGTAATGTTCAGCTAAATTACTGTAAAAGTTCTTGTGCGAAACGTTTCATGGATTTCTTGTGACAGCCGCGCGCGTCTATTGACACGATAGTCACAGTATGGAATCGTATGACAAAGTTAACAAGGCACACTACAGCCGGGTTCCACACAGACGCATGACGTCAACTCATACATTCCCAAACTGTGACAAAGCAAAGGTAGGAATTTATGTCATAGGAGAAATCAGCTAATTGTGAGACTTGCCCTGTTGGCAACGTGGTTGCAGAAATTCATTGGACCATCGCGAAACATCATTTTGGTGCGTATTCATTACAATGCCCGCATAAGCTACATTTAGGGAAAAAGGCGGCTCACAAAAGCTGCACGTCTTTGGCGACAGGTAGGTAACAGACGTCAACACATACATTTCACTAATATGACGAGCCGCCTGTGTCCGAATGGAAGATTTACTACATAGTACTATACACATTATTTGCCAGTCAGTGACATAAAATCCTGACATGCATACATAGACTATTTTGGATCCGAAAATCCTAACAGTATTGTTGATCTCGATCTAATGAGgatttctaaaatggcgtccaccaggtggcgcactgagtcgtcaggtccaggtaactgtcaaagtgcttatctttactatgaatagtgaacgattttagtggtttttttattttataattaaagcactgcattattgttttactattgaggttgagtaaataaaaaaaactaaatcatattgtgttaacaaatttttcaactaccagtgacttttgcaccctctctcttagctcaatttttagttcggaaaccttattctgaccgtagtccataataaaatcaataacacttccaatataacagaatttcaataaacaataagttcggcacctacaattccatactatttggcagctgtttggaccagacgcatacgtggcgccacccggtggcagaaaaaatttcaaaaaccctcattgcctTTGCAGTATTCGTTATAATGCTATTATTTCCAATTTGAATAAATGCGTTTTTTTCAGTTGTACCTATGTACTGTGTATTTGCGAATTTAAATTTCTCTGTCAGTTTCATAAACGTTCGTTAAAATACCTAAGTTGTTTTCGGTTTCAGTTTACTCTTAAGTTAAATGcatttgttttacataattaatgtacttacttaaaaatagtatataattagtaacaatttatacatatataggtattaAGAATATAGTGGAGATTAAGTCAAGCAGGCACATTATAATG
The window above is part of the Helicoverpa armigera isolate CAAS_96S chromosome 3, ASM3070526v1, whole genome shotgun sequence genome. Proteins encoded here:
- the LOC110374109 gene encoding regulator of microtubule dynamics protein 1 isoform X2; translation: MSIFYKLNPSVFPKEVLVLSTTLAFILWPVNKTKELAESISSKEILCVIEDADKLFDNGHYEECYNLLSEHQDKNNVEVQWRICRALYNMSKESKYDKQYKNTLVLQAYDIILKVLNESQDHYAVHKWYALLLDAKSALEGVKERIKQLENVKKHMDMAVTLNPNDATILHMLGEWCYQISEMPWHHRKIAEVLFASPPYSSYEDALEYFLKAETVQPRFYSVNLLRLGNCYLKLQKEDQAKYYLQLAASYPAKSNDDHRANTEAAELLKKIK
- the LOC110374069 gene encoding uncharacterized protein LOC110374069, producing the protein MCYFQCVKYYLIITAIISFTIVYFVRKRILSATMSLCNGDELSDDDVFFGKLTLKELKKHILWDKQQQTIHAASATNSPINSDDHNASLKILQAHSQPNLLPNREISNLDISELNNSSFDKKAADDSFIRMENMVAKLCMSPKKNEKTEELNNTLEVIEYILNNPPAKVDRPLVKTEKDIIKSEITSDLSPQKFDKKCLKPDTNISPKPPQNTPIKAANQTPKNKEDHSTPRETKHKPIFKTPSQPLSLKKPSATSLKKTPGRSNAYQHISSPVASYIKNCPIAPLVKDVHPKKPLPGTSSIPKFVKHAPPAKPSNKENVNLPSVAYKSAKKTRVIDMPDEQKLPQCQWAKKIMSTLPRPTVMKHDHRELNLAKKKIMPQQEDSFADLSYHQAEVSVCTQKSAFKANKNF
- the LOC110374109 gene encoding regulator of microtubule dynamics protein 1 isoform X1, which produces MSIFYKLNPVSYRLVQKVFNHNKLNIMNRSKRVLVQSVFPKEVLVLSTTLAFILWPVNKTKELAESISSKEILCVIEDADKLFDNGHYEECYNLLSEHQDKNNVEVQWRICRALYNMSKESKYDKQYKNTLVLQAYDIILKVLNESQDHYAVHKWYALLLDAKSALEGVKERIKQLENVKKHMDMAVTLNPNDATILHMLGEWCYQISEMPWHHRKIAEVLFASPPYSSYEDALEYFLKAETVQPRFYSVNLLRLGNCYLKLQKEDQAKYYLQLAASYPAKSNDDHRANTEAAELLKKIK